The DNA segment ACCCGCGAGCGTGTCGCCCTGTACGACATGACCCCGCTGCGCCGTCTGGAGGTCACCGGCCCCGGCGCCCTGGACTTCCTCGACCGCATGACCACCAACAAGCTCCGCAAGAAGCCCGGCGCGGTCACGTACGCCCTCCTCCTGGACGAGGCCGGCGGCATCCGCTCCGACCTCACCGTGGCCCGCCTCGCCGAGGACCACTTCCAGATCGGCGCCAACTCCCCCGCCGACCTCGACCACCTCCTCCGGCACGCCCCCGCCGAGGTGCACGTCCGGGACATCACCTGCGGTACCTGCTGCGTCGGCGTCTGGGGCCCGCTGGCCCGCGCCCTGGTGCAGCCGCTCACCGGGGACGACTTCTCCCACGAGGGCTTCGGCTACTTCCGGGCCAAGCGCGCCCACATCGGCCATGTCCCCGTCACCGCCCTGCGCCTGAGCTACGTCGGCGAGCTGGGCTGGGAGCTGTACACCACCGCCGACCTGGGCCTCCGGCTCTGGGACACGCTCTGGGAGGCGGGCCGGGAGCTGGGGGTGATCGCGGCCGGGCGCTCCGCCTTCAACTCGCTGAGGCTGGAGAAGGGCTACCGTGCCTGGGGCACCGACATGACCACCGAGCACACCCCGGCCGAGGCCGGCGTCGGCTTCGCCGTCCGGATGGACAAGGGCGACTTCGTGGGCCGCGACGCCCTGCGCGCCCGCCCCGAGCCCACCCGCCGGCTGACCCCGCTGCTGCTGGACGACCCGGCCGCCGTGGTACTCGGCAGCGAACCGGTGTCGGTGGACGGCACGACGGCTGGCTACGTGACCAGCGCGGCCTACGGCTACACGCTGGGCCGGTGCGTCGCCTACGCGTGGCTCCCGGCCGGCCTCGCCCCCGGCACCGGCGTGCACATCGCGTACTTCGGCGAGAAGGTCCCCGCGACCGTATCCGAGGAGCCGCTGTACGACCCGGGGATGACCCGTATCCGCCGCTGACAGCCGGCCCGGAACCACCTCAGGAGGTCCGACAGAAGTGTCCCCCACCTACGACGTGATCGTCATCGGCCTGGGCGGCATGGGCAGCGCCGCCGCCCACCACCTCTCCGCACGCGGGGCCCGCGTGCTCGGGCTGGAGAAGTTCGGCCCGGTGCACAACCGGGGCTCCAGCCACGGCGGTTCCCGTATCACCCGGCAGTCCTACTTCGAGGACCCGGCCTACGTCCCCCTGCTGCTGCGGGCCTACGAGCTGTACGAGGAGCTGGAGCGGGCCACCGGCCGGGAGGTGTCCGTCCTGTGCGGCGGCGCGATGGCCGGCCGGCCCGACTCCCGTACCGTCTCCGGCTCGCTGCGCTCGGCCACCGAGTGGGACCTGCCCCACGAGCTGCTGGACGCCAAGGAGATCCGGCGCCGCTTCCCCACCCTCACCCCGGCCGACGACGAGGTGGCCCTGTTCGAGGCGAAGGCGGGGCTGCTGCGCCCGGAGAACATGGTCGCCGCCCACCTCCAGCTGGCCACCCGGCAGGGCGCGGAGCTGCGCTTCGAGGAGCCGGTGGTGCGCTGGGAGCCGTACCGGGACGGGGTGCGCGTGCACACCGGCGAGAACACGTACACCGCCGGGCAGTTGGTGATCTGCCCCGGCGCCTGGGCACCCCGGCTGCTCGCGGACGTCGGGGTGCCGATCACCGTGGAGCGGCAGGTCATGTACTGGTTCCAGCCGACCGGCGGCACCGGGCCGTTCGAGCCTAAGCGGCACCCGGTGTACATCTGGGAGGACGCGGGCGGCGTCCAGGTGTACGGCTTCCCGGCCATCGACGGGCCGGAGAAGGGCGCCAAGGTCGCGTTCTTCCGCAAGGGGCAGGACACCACGCCGGAGACCATCGACCGGACGGTGCACCCGCACGAGGTCCGGGCCATGGCGGACCACATGGCCGGGCTGATCCCCGACCTGCCCGGCACCTTCCTGAAGGCCGCCACCTGCATGTACTCCACCACCCCGGACGAGCACTTCGTCATCGCCCGGCATCCGGCGCACCCGGAGTCGACCACCGTGGCCTGCGGTTTCTCCGGGCACGGCTTCAAGTTCGTGCCGGTGGTCGGCGAGATCCTGGCCGACCTCGCGCTGACCGGCTCCACCGCGCACCCGACCGGCCTGTTCGACCCCGCCCGCTTCGACCCCGCCCGCCCGACCGCCCCGGCAGCCCGAGGAGCCCAGCCATGACGACGACCCCGGTCTCCCCCAGCCTGATCGCCACTCTCCCCGGCCGCTACTACACCGACCCCGAGGTCTTCCGGCGCGAGCAGGAGGCGCTGCTGGAGTCGATGTGGTTCTGCGCGGTGCGCGGCGCCGACCTGGACCGGCCCGGCGCCTTCCGTACGGTCCAGGTCGGCCGGGAGAGCGTGCTGGTCACCCGCGACCGCACCGGCGCGCTGCGGGCCTTCCTCAACGTCTGCCGGCACCGGGGCGCCCGGCTGTGCACCGAGGAGTCCGGCGAGGTCCGCCGCAGCCT comes from the Streptomyces seoulensis genome and includes:
- the solA gene encoding N-methyl-L-tryptophan oxidase, producing MSPTYDVIVIGLGGMGSAAAHHLSARGARVLGLEKFGPVHNRGSSHGGSRITRQSYFEDPAYVPLLLRAYELYEELERATGREVSVLCGGAMAGRPDSRTVSGSLRSATEWDLPHELLDAKEIRRRFPTLTPADDEVALFEAKAGLLRPENMVAAHLQLATRQGAELRFEEPVVRWEPYRDGVRVHTGENTYTAGQLVICPGAWAPRLLADVGVPITVERQVMYWFQPTGGTGPFEPKRHPVYIWEDAGGVQVYGFPAIDGPEKGAKVAFFRKGQDTTPETIDRTVHPHEVRAMADHMAGLIPDLPGTFLKAATCMYSTTPDEHFVIARHPAHPESTTVACGFSGHGFKFVPVVGEILADLALTGSTAHPTGLFDPARFDPARPTAPAARGAQP